The Neodiprion fabricii isolate iyNeoFabr1 chromosome 4, iyNeoFabr1.1, whole genome shotgun sequence genome window below encodes:
- the LOC124179537 gene encoding forkhead box protein P2: MLDTESRHSTGLDQGSTRDPWLTMDCYLGTDSVSLQEMLDVDIKCEVEGVIGGHPELGFNFTDLSPLEMDDNPVGCQDDINGWFGSASLLNGNSNSSNSNFNLDISGGEAASVMVNPNSVMPHITVRSPSPHSNHRSFSLSVKKDIKEEKVNVEDENDSDGEQYEHDMTETEDEEEEEEDGDEEEESEDEQELTTTIIPPKLKQNSLPTNTMIKTISPQIPKPQMQQKLNTVTNIKVQNFKLLQNSHHAQHVRKQNYNNNVHNTVTTIKRDKEFDLSDYDERPYPKPAYSYSCLIAMALKNSHTGSLPVSEIYNFMCEHFPYFKTAPNGWKNSVRHNLSLNKCFEKIEKPAGNGNQRKGCLWAINPAKIAKMDEEVQKWSRKDPLAIKKAMIYPDHLELLERGEMRYAGSGFMSEEAESSGDETAEENTTYDEPVHNHIAANSVTDSYDESSQDFDIDITEHIYDEIDIEDNKDTLHMQLNIAKQPTFKYQLSPSTKRQKTLTGTLQRNYVYQPVTTTRRKTPLLLRPGATPNSYLKIE, from the exons ATGTTGGACACGGAGAGCAGACACAGTACCGGGTTGGATCAAGGGTCCACAAGGGATCCTTGGCTCACGATGGACTGCTACCTAGGGACAGACAGCGTATCCTTGCAGGAGATGCTGGATGTTGACATAAAGTGTGAAGTCGAAGGAGTCATCGGAGGCCATCCAGAGCTAGGCTTCAATTTCACCGATTTGTCGCCCCTTGAGATGGATGACAATCCCGTCGGCTGTCAGGATGATATTAATGGCTGGTTTGGCTCAGCTAGTCTGTTGAATGGAAATAGCAATAGTTCCAACAG CAATTTCAATTTGGATATTTCTGGAGGAGAAGCAGCTTCGGTGATGGTCAATCCCAACTCTGTGATGCCACACATAACTGTGAGAAGTCCAAGTCCGCACAGTAATCATcgctctttttctctctctgtgAAAAAAGATATCAAAGAAGAGAAAGTCAATGTGGAAGATGAGAACGATTCGGACGGAGAACAGTATGAGCATGATATGACAGAAACTgaagatgaggaggaggaagaagaggacggagatgaggaggaggagtcGGAAGACGAGCAAGAACTTACAACGACGATAATTCCGCCCAAACTAAAGCAAAATTCGCTACCTACAAACACTATGATAAAAACCATATCTCCTCAGATACCGAAACCTCAAATGCAACAGAAATTAAACACAGTTACGAATATAAAAGTACAAAACTTCAAACTACTTCAGAATTCGCATCACGCTCAACACGTTAGAAAACAAAACTACAATAACAACGTTCACAACACAGTTACGACAATAAAAAGGGACAAGGAATTTGACCTCTCAGATTACGACGAAAGACCATATCCAAAGCCGGCGTATTCATATTCCTGTCTCATAGCGATGGCACTGAAGAATAGCCACACAGGGTCTTTGCCAGTTTCGGAAATCTACAATTTTATGTG tgAACATTTTCCTTACTTCAAGACAGCACCGAAtggttggaaaaattctgtaaGGCACAATTTGTCGCTGAATAAATGTTTCGAAAAGATAGAGAAGCCTGCAGGTAATGGCAATCAGAGAAAAGGATGTTTGTGGGCGATAAATCCGGCGAAGATAGCGAAAATGGACGAAGAAGTGCAGAAATGGTCAAGAAAGGATCCTCTTGCAATTAAGAAGGCAATGATCTATCCCGACCACTTAGAGTTACTAGAACGGGGTGAAATGAGGTATGCGGGGAGCGGCTTTATGTCAGAAGAGGCGGAAAGCTCTGGCGATGAAACCGCGGAAGAGAATACAACGTATGATGAACCTGTTCATAATCATATTGCAGCAAATTCTGTAACAGACAGTTATGACGAGAGCAGTCAAGATTTTGACATAGATATTACTGAACATATCTATGATGAAATTGATATCGAGGATAATAAGGACACATTGCACATGCAGCTAAATATCGCTAAGCAGCCAACGTTTAAATATCAACTTAGTCCTAGCACGAAGAGACAAAAAACATTGACGGGAACGTTACAAAGAAACTATGTCTACCAACCTGTTACGACGACACGAAGGAAAACTCCTCTACTCTTAAGGCCAGGAGCGACGCCGAATTCATACCTTAAGATTGAATAA